The following proteins are co-located in the Paenibacillus sp. JNUCC32 genome:
- a CDS encoding thiamine pyrophosphate-dependent dehydrogenase E1 component subunit alpha has protein sequence MKEHETVTANNNRHEQLGLTDGQVLDMYKYMVLARKFDERNLLLQRAGKINFHVSGIGQEACQVAAAFALDREKDYFLPYYRDYGFVLAVGMTPRELMLSAFAKAEDPNSGGRQMPGHFGSKRLRIVTGSSPVTTQVPHAVGIALAAKMQKKDFVSFVTFGEGSSNQGDFHEGCNFAGVHKLPVIIMCENNQYAISVPLHKQISGKVSDRALGYGFPGVRVDGNDALEVYAAVKEARERAIRGEGPTLIESMMYRLSPHSTSDNDLAYRTKEEVEENWKKDGVARFKNYLIDCGLWDEARDQDLIAQLNLEIKEATESADLAPFPKPEDTLLHVYADAEGGA, from the coding sequence ATGAAAGAACATGAAACGGTTACGGCAAACAACAATAGGCATGAGCAACTTGGACTGACCGACGGACAAGTGCTGGACATGTACAAATATATGGTGCTGGCGCGAAAATTCGATGAGCGCAATCTGCTGCTGCAGCGTGCGGGCAAAATTAATTTTCACGTTTCCGGAATCGGGCAGGAGGCATGTCAGGTTGCTGCTGCCTTTGCCCTCGACAGGGAGAAGGATTATTTTCTACCTTACTACCGCGACTACGGATTCGTATTGGCGGTTGGCATGACGCCTCGGGAATTAATGCTGTCGGCTTTTGCCAAGGCCGAGGATCCGAACAGCGGCGGACGGCAGATGCCGGGCCACTTCGGCAGTAAACGCCTGCGGATCGTGACCGGCTCCAGCCCTGTAACGACCCAGGTTCCGCATGCCGTGGGCATCGCGCTTGCCGCGAAGATGCAGAAGAAGGATTTTGTATCGTTTGTTACGTTTGGCGAAGGCTCGAGCAATCAGGGCGATTTCCATGAAGGCTGCAACTTTGCCGGCGTTCACAAGCTCCCCGTCATTATAATGTGCGAGAATAACCAATACGCCATTTCGGTTCCGCTTCATAAACAGATTAGCGGAAAGGTCAGCGACCGCGCGCTCGGGTACGGTTTTCCGGGTGTTCGAGTGGACGGCAACGACGCTCTGGAAGTTTACGCTGCCGTGAAGGAAGCGCGGGAACGCGCGATCCGAGGGGAAGGACCAACGTTAATCGAATCCATGATGTACCGTTTGTCTCCGCATTCCACATCGGATAATGATTTGGCATACCGGACCAAAGAAGAGGTTGAAGAGAACTGGAAGAAGGACGGCGTCGCCCGTTTCAAGAACTATTTGATCGACTGCGGGCTCTGGGACGAAGCACGCGATCAGGATCTGATCGCGCAGTTAAACCTGGAGATCAAAGAAGCGACGGAATCTGCAGACTTGGCTCCGTTTCCGAAGCCTGAAGATACGCTTCTTCACGTATATGCCGATGCTGAAGGAGGAGCGTAA